A region from the Desulfomarina profundi genome encodes:
- a CDS encoding OmpA family protein, with protein sequence MNKNRLLKTITIFLLLLLVMSGCARKTTVILLPDPNGKVGHVVVSNTAGSLEINKPGEAATIAGHESQPTSPGILSATEIDEKYGQILSVLPAPPKHFILYFYRDSTQLTTPSLTIMKAVLTAIKEEKSQDISVIGHSDTAGDRKYNLLLSTRRAQAIAELLAKNGIKRSRINTTSHGEENPLIKTADNVSEPKNRRVEVIVR encoded by the coding sequence ATGAATAAAAACAGACTGTTAAAGACAATTACCATTTTTCTGCTGCTCCTGCTGGTCATGTCGGGATGTGCCCGTAAAACAACCGTAATTCTCCTCCCAGACCCGAACGGCAAAGTGGGACATGTTGTTGTCAGCAATACCGCGGGTTCTCTTGAAATCAATAAACCTGGAGAAGCAGCAACCATTGCCGGACATGAATCACAACCGACTTCACCAGGGATACTCTCTGCCACCGAAATCGATGAAAAATATGGGCAGATTCTTTCTGTCCTCCCCGCTCCACCAAAGCACTTTATTCTTTATTTTTACCGGGATTCCACCCAACTGACGACACCTTCACTTACAATAATGAAAGCCGTTCTTACAGCAATAAAGGAGGAAAAATCCCAGGATATAAGCGTGATTGGTCATTCGGACACAGCGGGTGACCGAAAGTATAACCTTCTTCTCTCCACACGAAGAGCCCAGGCCATTGCAGAACTTCTTGCTAAAAACGGTATAAAACGATCCAGGATAAATACAACTTCTCATGGTGAAGAAAATCCGTTGATCAAGACCGCTGACAATGTCAGTGAACCAAAAAACAGAAGAGTAGAAGTTATTGTCAGATAG